The following proteins come from a genomic window of Lolium rigidum isolate FL_2022 chromosome 5, APGP_CSIRO_Lrig_0.1, whole genome shotgun sequence:
- the LOC124654276 gene encoding uncharacterized protein LOC124654276, whose translation MAQVLIVGMMSGVAGRLVVVLKDALQLQGARGLELERATSGDTPSYEVPELQLNICMVSELFVQILATGLGALALVWATVVLLGGFSTSLQRADFWVITVIVFIQTARVVGINVSPEAEFFNQVPPAFLELGAEHYSTWGRRRPLTGQATGRNFVYYLMIALGSARDFITIMAFLAVLVLAVPMIAGLGCISLSIYRLVALLSRHHENSNVFRALILFYALVLLQGGLFIIWLFLRLQRAYLAIRLSLKYRLEDKRELIDKYMDKTLSTAIKNGVSTTINRNLASFAADLIKSDYSRDHIDAVLVIHTLASQEDHRTRTLSQIQSSPLCVSRLLDMVTSKSRTDQRTKICIAEIVAHLASNLHLADISGATESISSMIDPCFTKISTTAASVNIDHQTAIGITIDQQGTIQSASATNRAENSGFCISIKQLMERQTAWWKELIRNNQQRTLWSHRNTSGEDSLTDDNQGTLRSSSTTSGAESKPLIIHGLMILAKLAVNPDNCKQIYDSKGLFSKIISPVKIRVYLIPGHDGIAMEIAEKALEVVSMLVSGTDETNGRIREDICSNGIAVNDIWPILQRDHMYNKLKVPATRILTELYLDVSTRATIGLDNISVFIEVLVNIFFDADNERGLRKTAGTALAGLAMDNANCMTIINFPTETGTSVELLTAMIPKAEDRLYRTAIAQLLMQFCANSNSNEEREHLKSVKTILHEVLKVICDVDQAANTNHASSPQHNPSQQQAANADQAGSPQQNSGQQQAANTNQAGSPHNPGQQQAANANQRGTPQDNLGQPPFTRALHRLNSLLGAPRSRVANRNTPGNNLPAVAQLVGGRRISLVAFLGLAMQICDRLKISADDFDTALADIPLAMGEFVDKLNDIIEQCKGQSVDSLEGEGPSVDYLIIIKTLTKLCTWMMQHKPDCIAEFQNKNTSTKLQGALEDMRELELGMLLTGSGGDIANYQTLSTIVAVARQKMDANVRG comes from the exons ATGGCACAGGTGCTGATAGTTGGGATGATGTCGGGTGTGGCGGGTCGACTTGTAGTCGTCCTTAAGGATGCACTCCAGCTGCAAGGCGCTCGAGGGCTCGAACTGGAACGGGCAACGAGTGGAGATACGCCCTCGTACGAGGTACCGGAGCTGCAGCTTAACATCTGCATGGTATCCGAGCTGTTCGTGCAGATCCTTGCCACGGGGCTCGGCGCCCTCGCCTTAGTCTGGGCGACTGTCGTCCTGCTCGGCGGTTTCTCCACTTCTCTACAGAGAGCTGATTTCTGGGTCATCACCGTTATCGTCTTCATACAAACAGCCAG GGTCGTGGGCATAAATGTTAGCCCCGAGGCAGAATTTTTCAATCAAGTTCCGCCCGCATTCCTTGAATTGGGTGCCGAGCACTACTCGACATGGGGGCGAAGAAGGCCGTTGACTGGCCAAGCAACTGGCCGAAATTTCGTTTACTATCTCATGATTGCACTCGGAAGTGCACGGGATTTCATAACCATTATGGCCTTCTTAGCAGTATTGGTCCTTGCAGTTCCTATGATCGCAGGGTTAGGCTGCATATCACTTTCCATTTATCGTCTTGTTGCCCTCCTGTCGAGACATCACGAAAACTCCAACGTGTTCCGTGCACTCATCTTGTTCTATGCTCTCGTGCTTCTCCAAGGTGGATTGTTCATCATCTGGTTGTTTCTGAGGCTCCAACGTGCTTATCTTGCGATTCGCCTGAGCTTGAAGTATAGACTTGAGGACAAGAGAGAATTGATTGACAAATATATGGACAAAACCTTGAGCACGGCCATAAAAAATGGGGTGTCGACTACCATCAACAGGAACCTGGCTTCCTTCGCCGCAGACTTGATAAAATCTGACTACAGTCGAGACCATATTGATGCAGTTTTGGTGATACATACATTGGCATCACAAGAGGACCATAGAACAAGAACCCTATCCCAGATACAATCCTCACCGCTGTGTGTTTCCAGGCTGCTTGACATGGTTACCTCAAAGAGCCGCACTGATCAGAGGACAAAAATATGCATCGCAGAAATTGTGGCACATCTTGCTAGCAACTTGCACCTGGCTGACATATCAGGAGCAACGGAGTCCATATCTTCCATGATTGATCCCTGTTTTACAAAAATATCAACAACAGCTGCCAGTGTCAACATTGACCATCAGACAGCTATTGGCATCACAATTGACCAGCAGGGGACTATTCAGTCAGCTAGTGCTACCAATAGAGCAGAAAACAGCGGATTTTGTATTTCCATTAAACAACTAATGGAAAGGCAAACAGCTTGGTGGAAAGAACTCATCAGAAATAACCAGCAGAGAACTCTTTGGAGCCACCGTAATACTAGTGGAGAAGACAGCCTCACAGATGACAATCAGGGAACTCTTCGATCTTCCAGCACTACCAGTGGAGCAGAAAGTAAACCTTTAATTATTCATGGCCTGATGATTCTTGCCAAGCTTGCTGTTAATCCGGACAACTGCAAACAGATATATGATTCCAAGGGTCTCTTCTCCAAGATCATATCGCCAGTCAAAATAAGAGTGTATTTGATCCCCGGACATGATGGTATCGCCATGGAAATAGCTGAGAAGGCCCTGGAGGTAGTGAGCATGCTTGTCAGCGGCACAGATGAAACCAATGGAAGGATACGTGAAGATATTTGTAGCAATGGGATAGCAGTGAACGATATCTGGCCAATCTTGCAAAGGGACCACATGTACAACAAGCTAAAAGTTCCAGCAACCAGGATCCTTACAGAGCTATATTTGGATGTATCTACTCGGGCTACCATTGGACTTGATAACATATCTGTATTCATCGAGGTCTTGGTAAACATTTTCTTTGATGCTGATAATGAGCGTGGACTCAGGAAGACTGCAGGAACAGCATTGGCCGGACTGGCGATGGACAATGCTAATTGTATGACAATCATCAATTTCCCAACAGAGACAGGAACTTCAGTTGAGCTGCTCACAGCTATGATTCCTAAGGCAGAGGACAGGTTATATCGAACTGCCATAGCACAGCTGCTGATGCAATTTTGTGCAAATTCCAATTCCAACGAAGAAAGGGAACATCTCAAATCAGTCAAAACAATTCTACATGAA GTGCTCAAAGTTATATGTGATGTTGACCAAGCAGCAAACACAAATCATGCGAGTTCTCCACAACACAACCCGAGCCAGCAACAAGCAGCAAACGCAGATCAGGCGGGTTCTCCACAGCAGAACTCAGGCCAGCAACAAGcagcaaacacaaatcaggcgggtTCTCCGCACAACCCAGGCCAGCAACAAGCAGCAAACGCAAATCAGAGAGGTACTCCACAGGACAACCTGGGCCAGCCTCCGTTTACTCGGGCACTCCATCGCTTGAACAGTCTTCTCGGGGCTCCTCGTTCTCGTGTTGCTAACAGAAACACTCCTGGTAACAATTTGCCGGCTGTTGCTCAGCTCGTAGGTGGTAGAAGAATATCCCTGGTAGCCTTCTTAGGCCTTGCCATGCAGATATGTGACCGACTGAAGATCAGTGCAGATGATTTTGATACCGCACTTGCAGACATTCCTCTTGCCATGGGTGAGTTCGTAGATAAACTGAACGATATAATAGAACAGTGCAAGGGCCAATCTGTTGATAGCTTGGAAGGGGAGGGTCCCTCAGTTGATTATCTGATAATAATCAAGACCTTGACAAAGTTATGTACATGGATGATGCAACACAAGCCAGACTGCATCGCAGAATTCCAGAACAAGAACACTAGCACAAAACTGCAAGGTGCCCTGGAGGATATGAGAGAACTGGAACTGGGTATGCTCCTTACTGGCAGTGGAGGGGACATTGCTAATTACCAGACACTTTCTACTATCGTGGCTGTTGCACGGCAGAAAATGGATGCTAATGTGCGAGGTTAA